The Glycine soja cultivar W05 chromosome 6, ASM419377v2, whole genome shotgun sequence genome has a window encoding:
- the LOC114414408 gene encoding protein FAR1-RELATED SEQUENCE 2 isoform X6, whose amino-acid sequence MEIDLELPICEHEMLKSGSSGNDVTDTACDIYLEEQSINPSSMTEHSKKVLSENAFCCQDQVDLNSNQVDAIDKFPFKEPQNGLEFESKEAAYSFYREYARSVGFGITIKASRCSKKSGKFIDIKIACSRFGSKRESGTVVNPRPCKKTGCKAGIHIKKKQDGNWIIYNFVKEHNHGICPDDFFRGSKQTSIVASQKKGMQLALEEGDVQSMIEYFVSMQCKNPNFFYAIDLDQNRHLRTVFWVDSKGRLDYQNFHDIVLIDTFYLRNKYKIPFVPFVGVNHHFQYILLGCALVGEETVSAFIWLMRAWLKAMSNLPPKVIITDQEQFLKEAVMEVFPDKRHCFCLSHILCKITKNLDYIIDQNNNFMGKFDKCIHHSCSDEQFEKRWWKLINRFELKNDEWVQSLYEDRKKWVPTFMQDISLAGLSTTVRYESISSSFDKYICVDSTFKEFIEQYKVFSIDSFDMEAKADFETKQKQPALRSLSPFEKQLSTIYTDAIFRKFQLEILGMMSCHLQKETEKRANGTFLVDDFEEQKKFIVSWKEADLYVSCSCCLFQYKGFLCRHAILVLQKSGITNIPSHYILKRWMKDAKANQFVGDVITRTAHRVQRFNDLCRQAIILSEIGSLSEDTYRVASQALEEIYKHCVNANNFARSTLESNKLVLNGFDVEEKNDGCHRAKPTKKRKSFNKRECSDPERINIKMLDDFQKREQRNTRAHNFDNCYISQQDIQTVDLDSRASTLDVYYGAQRNVLGDGQLHSMPSRGSHYEMQHSMQRPLQGLLTFRTPTAMEQPIRDSQFHGITSKQLDVDKSLSS is encoded by the exons ATGGAAATTGATCTGGAGCTACCTATATGTGAGCATGAGATGCTTAAGAGTGGATCTAGTGGAAATGATGTTACAGATACAGCATGTGATATATACCTTGAGGAGCAAAGCATCAATCCTTCGTCAATGACTGAACACTCTAAGAAAGTTTTAAGTGAAAATGCTTTCTGTTGCCAGGATCAGGTAGATTTGAATTCCAATCAAGTGGATGCTATTGATAAATTTCCCTTTAAAGAACCACAGAATGGATTGGAATTTGAATCAAAGGAGGCTGCCTATTCGTTCTACAGAGAATATGCTCGTTCAGTGGGATTTGGCATCACAATAAAAGCCAGCCGATGCTCAAAAAAGTCtggtaaatttattgatattaaaATTGCTTGTTCCAGATTTGGAAGTAAGCGTGAGTCTGGTACAGTGGTTAATCCACGACCATGTAAAAAGACAGGCTGTAAGGCTGGTATCCATATTAAGAAGAAGCAAGATGGTAACTGGATCATATACAATTTTGTAAAAGAGCACAATCATGGGATCTGTCCTGATGATTTTTTCAGGGGTAGCAAACAAACAAGTATTGTAGCTTCTCAGAAGAAGGGTATGCAATTGGCTCTAGAGGAGGGAGATGTGCAGTCAATGATTGAATACTTTGTCTCTATGCAGTGTAAAAATCCCAACTTTTTCTATGCAATAGACTTGGATCAGAATAGACACTTGAGAACTGTATTTTGGGTTGACTCAAAAGGAAGACTTGATTATCAAAACTTCCATGATATTGTGTTGATTGACACTTTTTACCTgagaaacaaatataaaattcctTTTGTTCCTTTTGTCGGAGTCAACCATCACTTCCAGTACATTTTACTTGGATGTGCACTGGTTGGGGAGGAGACTGTTTCAGCTTTTATATGGTTAATGCGAGCATGGCTTAAAGCAATGAGTAACCTACCTCCCAAGGTTATTATTACAGACCAAGAGCAATTCTTGAAAGAAGCTGTTATGGAAGTGTTTCCAGATAAGCGTCATTGTTTCTGTCTATCACATATTTTATGTAAAATCACCAAGAACTTGGATTATATCAtagatcaaaataataattttatgggAAAATTTGacaaatgcattcatcattccTGTTCAGATGAGCAGTTTGAAAAGAGATGGTGGAAATTGATTAATAGATTTGAACTAAAGAATGATGAATGGGTTCAGTCATTGTATGAAGATCGTAAAAAGTGGGTGCCTACATTTATGCAGGACATTTCTTTGGCTGGATTGTCAACAACTGTAAGGTATGAAAGTATATCATCATCCTTCGACAAGTATATCTGTGTTGATTCTACCTTTAAGGAGTTTATTGAACAGTATAAAGTTTTCTCTATAGACAGTTTTGACATGGAAGCCAAAGCTGACtttgaaacaaaacaaaagcaacCTGCATTAAGGTCTTTATCACCTTTTGAGAAGCAGCTATCTACAATTTATACAGATGCCATATTTAGAAAATTTCAGTTGGAAATATTGGGAATGATGTCTTGCCATCTCCAGAAGGAAACAGAGAAAAGGGCAAATGGAACATTTCTTGTTGATGATTTTGAGGAGCAGAAGAAATTTATTGTTTCTTGGAAGGAAGCAGATTTGTATGTCAGTTGTTCATGttgtttgtttcaatacaaAGGTTTTCTATGTAGACATGCAATACTTGTCCTTCAAAAGTCTGGCATAACCAACATTCCATcccattatattttaaaacgaTGGATGAAAGATGCAAAGGCCAATCAATTTGTTGGTGATGTTATTACCAGGACTGCTCATCGAGTTCAACGTTTTAATGACCTTTGTAGGCAGGCCATTATATTAAGTGAAATTGGATCTTTATCTGAAGATACTTACCGTGTTGCATCCCAGGCCTTGGAAGAAATCTATAAACACTGTGTGAATGCAAACAATTTTGCTAGAAGCACTTTAGAGTCCAACAAGTTGGTTCTTAATGGTTTTGATgttgaagagaaaaatgatggtTGCCACAGGGCAAAGCCTACTAAGAAAAGGAAGTCATTTAATAAAAGG GAATGCTCTGATCCAGAAAGAATCAATATCAAGATGCTGGACGATTTCCAAAAGAGG GAACAGAGAAATACAAGAGCACACAACTTTGATAACTGTTACATTTCTCAGCAGGACATTCAAACTGTG GACTTGGATTCTAGAGCTTCGACTCTTGATGTCTATTATGGGGCTCAACGGAATGTGCTTGGAGAT GGGCAATTGCATTCCATGCCAAGCCGTGGTTCACATTATGAAATGCAGCACAGCATGCAAAGACCG CTTCAAGGACTGCTCACTTTCAGAACGCCAACAGCTATG GAACAACCTATTAGGGACTCGCAGTTCCATGGCATTACATCAAAGCAACTAGATGTTGATAAATCACTTTCCTCTTAG
- the LOC114414408 gene encoding protein FAR1-RELATED SEQUENCE 2 isoform X5 yields MEIDLELPICEHEMLKSGSSGNDVTDTACDIYLEEQSINPSSMTEHSKKVLSENAFCCQDQVDLNSNQVDAIDKFPFKEPQNGLEFESKEAAYSFYREYARSVGFGITIKASRCSKKSGKFIDIKIACSRFGSKRESGTVVNPRPCKKTGCKAGIHIKKKQDGNWIIYNFVKEHNHGICPDDFFRGSKQTSIVASQKKGMQLALEEGDVQSMIEYFVSMQCKNPNFFYAIDLDQNRHLRTVFWVDSKGRLDYQNFHDIVLIDTFYLRNKYKIPFVPFVGVNHHFQYILLGCALVGEETVSAFIWLMRAWLKAMSNLPPKVIITDQEQFLKEAVMEVFPDKRHCFCLSHILCKITKNLDYIIDQNNNFMGKFDKCIHHSCSDEQFEKRWWKLINRFELKNDEWVQSLYEDRKKWVPTFMQDISLAGLSTTVRYESISSSFDKYICVDSTFKEFIEQYKVFSIDSFDMEAKADFETKQKQPALRSLSPFEKQLSTIYTDAIFRKFQLEILGMMSCHLQKETEKRANGTFLVDDFEEQKKFIVSWKEADLYVSCSCCLFQYKGFLCRHAILVLQKSGITNIPSHYILKRWMKDAKANQFVGDVITRTAHRVQRFNDLCRQAIILSEIGSLSEDTYRVASQALEEIYKHCVNANNFARSTLESNKLVLNGFDVEEKNDGCHRAKPTKKRKSFNKRECSDPERINIKMLDDFQKREQRNTRAHNFDNCYISQQDIQTVDLDSRASTLDVYYGAQRNVLGDLNSVSVMRDCYYGSQLAILGLGQLHSMPSRGSHYEMQHSMQRPLQGLLTFRTPTAMEQPIRDSQFHGITSKQLDVDKSLSS; encoded by the exons ATGGAAATTGATCTGGAGCTACCTATATGTGAGCATGAGATGCTTAAGAGTGGATCTAGTGGAAATGATGTTACAGATACAGCATGTGATATATACCTTGAGGAGCAAAGCATCAATCCTTCGTCAATGACTGAACACTCTAAGAAAGTTTTAAGTGAAAATGCTTTCTGTTGCCAGGATCAGGTAGATTTGAATTCCAATCAAGTGGATGCTATTGATAAATTTCCCTTTAAAGAACCACAGAATGGATTGGAATTTGAATCAAAGGAGGCTGCCTATTCGTTCTACAGAGAATATGCTCGTTCAGTGGGATTTGGCATCACAATAAAAGCCAGCCGATGCTCAAAAAAGTCtggtaaatttattgatattaaaATTGCTTGTTCCAGATTTGGAAGTAAGCGTGAGTCTGGTACAGTGGTTAATCCACGACCATGTAAAAAGACAGGCTGTAAGGCTGGTATCCATATTAAGAAGAAGCAAGATGGTAACTGGATCATATACAATTTTGTAAAAGAGCACAATCATGGGATCTGTCCTGATGATTTTTTCAGGGGTAGCAAACAAACAAGTATTGTAGCTTCTCAGAAGAAGGGTATGCAATTGGCTCTAGAGGAGGGAGATGTGCAGTCAATGATTGAATACTTTGTCTCTATGCAGTGTAAAAATCCCAACTTTTTCTATGCAATAGACTTGGATCAGAATAGACACTTGAGAACTGTATTTTGGGTTGACTCAAAAGGAAGACTTGATTATCAAAACTTCCATGATATTGTGTTGATTGACACTTTTTACCTgagaaacaaatataaaattcctTTTGTTCCTTTTGTCGGAGTCAACCATCACTTCCAGTACATTTTACTTGGATGTGCACTGGTTGGGGAGGAGACTGTTTCAGCTTTTATATGGTTAATGCGAGCATGGCTTAAAGCAATGAGTAACCTACCTCCCAAGGTTATTATTACAGACCAAGAGCAATTCTTGAAAGAAGCTGTTATGGAAGTGTTTCCAGATAAGCGTCATTGTTTCTGTCTATCACATATTTTATGTAAAATCACCAAGAACTTGGATTATATCAtagatcaaaataataattttatgggAAAATTTGacaaatgcattcatcattccTGTTCAGATGAGCAGTTTGAAAAGAGATGGTGGAAATTGATTAATAGATTTGAACTAAAGAATGATGAATGGGTTCAGTCATTGTATGAAGATCGTAAAAAGTGGGTGCCTACATTTATGCAGGACATTTCTTTGGCTGGATTGTCAACAACTGTAAGGTATGAAAGTATATCATCATCCTTCGACAAGTATATCTGTGTTGATTCTACCTTTAAGGAGTTTATTGAACAGTATAAAGTTTTCTCTATAGACAGTTTTGACATGGAAGCCAAAGCTGACtttgaaacaaaacaaaagcaacCTGCATTAAGGTCTTTATCACCTTTTGAGAAGCAGCTATCTACAATTTATACAGATGCCATATTTAGAAAATTTCAGTTGGAAATATTGGGAATGATGTCTTGCCATCTCCAGAAGGAAACAGAGAAAAGGGCAAATGGAACATTTCTTGTTGATGATTTTGAGGAGCAGAAGAAATTTATTGTTTCTTGGAAGGAAGCAGATTTGTATGTCAGTTGTTCATGttgtttgtttcaatacaaAGGTTTTCTATGTAGACATGCAATACTTGTCCTTCAAAAGTCTGGCATAACCAACATTCCATcccattatattttaaaacgaTGGATGAAAGATGCAAAGGCCAATCAATTTGTTGGTGATGTTATTACCAGGACTGCTCATCGAGTTCAACGTTTTAATGACCTTTGTAGGCAGGCCATTATATTAAGTGAAATTGGATCTTTATCTGAAGATACTTACCGTGTTGCATCCCAGGCCTTGGAAGAAATCTATAAACACTGTGTGAATGCAAACAATTTTGCTAGAAGCACTTTAGAGTCCAACAAGTTGGTTCTTAATGGTTTTGATgttgaagagaaaaatgatggtTGCCACAGGGCAAAGCCTACTAAGAAAAGGAAGTCATTTAATAAAAGG GAATGCTCTGATCCAGAAAGAATCAATATCAAGATGCTGGACGATTTCCAAAAGAGG GAACAGAGAAATACAAGAGCACACAACTTTGATAACTGTTACATTTCTCAGCAGGACATTCAAACTGTG GACTTGGATTCTAGAGCTTCGACTCTTGATGTCTATTATGGGGCTCAACGGAATGTGCTTGGAGAT CTGAACTCAGTTTCTGTCATGCGTGATTGCTATTATGGTAGTCAACTGGCCATTCTTGGGCTG GGGCAATTGCATTCCATGCCAAGCCGTGGTTCACATTATGAAATGCAGCACAGCATGCAAAGACCG CTTCAAGGACTGCTCACTTTCAGAACGCCAACAGCTATG GAACAACCTATTAGGGACTCGCAGTTCCATGGCATTACATCAAAGCAACTAGATGTTGATAAATCACTTTCCTCTTAG
- the LOC114414408 gene encoding protein FAR1-RELATED SEQUENCE 2 isoform X3 translates to MEIDLELPICEHEMLKSGSSGNDVTDTACDIYLEEQSINPSSMTEHSKKVLSENAFCCQDQVDLNSNQVDAIDKFPFKEPQNGLEFESKEAAYSFYREYARSVGFGITIKASRCSKKSGKFIDIKIACSRFGSKRESGTVVNPRPCKKTGCKAGIHIKKKQDGNWIIYNFVKEHNHGICPDDFFRGSKQTSIVASQKKGMQLALEEGDVQSMIEYFVSMQCKNPNFFYAIDLDQNRHLRTVFWVDSKGRLDYQNFHDIVLIDTFYLRNKYKIPFVPFVGVNHHFQYILLGCALVGEETVSAFIWLMRAWLKAMSNLPPKVIITDQEQFLKEAVMEVFPDKRHCFCLSHILCKITKNLDYIIDQNNNFMGKFDKCIHHSCSDEQFEKRWWKLINRFELKNDEWVQSLYEDRKKWVPTFMQDISLAGLSTTVRYESISSSFDKYICVDSTFKEFIEQYKVFSIDSFDMEAKADFETKQKQPALRSLSPFEKQLSTIYTDAIFRKFQLEILGMMSCHLQKETEKRANGTFLVDDFEEQKKFIVSWKEADLYVSCSCCLFQYKGFLCRHAILVLQKSGITNIPSHYILKRWMKDAKANQFVGDVITRTAHRVQRFNDLCRQAIILSEIGSLSEDTYRVASQALEEIYKHCVNANNFARSTLESNKLVLNGFDVEEKNDGCHRAKPTKKRKSFNKRECSDPERINIKMLDDFQKREQRNTRAHNFDNCYISQQDIQTVDLDSRASTLDVYYGAQRNVLGDSTGHSWAGRAHVLFPRLFFPRSLWISFCFNIQGQLHSMPSRGSHYEMQHSMQRPLQGLLTFRTPTAMEQPIRDSQFHGITSKQLDVDKSLSS, encoded by the exons ATGGAAATTGATCTGGAGCTACCTATATGTGAGCATGAGATGCTTAAGAGTGGATCTAGTGGAAATGATGTTACAGATACAGCATGTGATATATACCTTGAGGAGCAAAGCATCAATCCTTCGTCAATGACTGAACACTCTAAGAAAGTTTTAAGTGAAAATGCTTTCTGTTGCCAGGATCAGGTAGATTTGAATTCCAATCAAGTGGATGCTATTGATAAATTTCCCTTTAAAGAACCACAGAATGGATTGGAATTTGAATCAAAGGAGGCTGCCTATTCGTTCTACAGAGAATATGCTCGTTCAGTGGGATTTGGCATCACAATAAAAGCCAGCCGATGCTCAAAAAAGTCtggtaaatttattgatattaaaATTGCTTGTTCCAGATTTGGAAGTAAGCGTGAGTCTGGTACAGTGGTTAATCCACGACCATGTAAAAAGACAGGCTGTAAGGCTGGTATCCATATTAAGAAGAAGCAAGATGGTAACTGGATCATATACAATTTTGTAAAAGAGCACAATCATGGGATCTGTCCTGATGATTTTTTCAGGGGTAGCAAACAAACAAGTATTGTAGCTTCTCAGAAGAAGGGTATGCAATTGGCTCTAGAGGAGGGAGATGTGCAGTCAATGATTGAATACTTTGTCTCTATGCAGTGTAAAAATCCCAACTTTTTCTATGCAATAGACTTGGATCAGAATAGACACTTGAGAACTGTATTTTGGGTTGACTCAAAAGGAAGACTTGATTATCAAAACTTCCATGATATTGTGTTGATTGACACTTTTTACCTgagaaacaaatataaaattcctTTTGTTCCTTTTGTCGGAGTCAACCATCACTTCCAGTACATTTTACTTGGATGTGCACTGGTTGGGGAGGAGACTGTTTCAGCTTTTATATGGTTAATGCGAGCATGGCTTAAAGCAATGAGTAACCTACCTCCCAAGGTTATTATTACAGACCAAGAGCAATTCTTGAAAGAAGCTGTTATGGAAGTGTTTCCAGATAAGCGTCATTGTTTCTGTCTATCACATATTTTATGTAAAATCACCAAGAACTTGGATTATATCAtagatcaaaataataattttatgggAAAATTTGacaaatgcattcatcattccTGTTCAGATGAGCAGTTTGAAAAGAGATGGTGGAAATTGATTAATAGATTTGAACTAAAGAATGATGAATGGGTTCAGTCATTGTATGAAGATCGTAAAAAGTGGGTGCCTACATTTATGCAGGACATTTCTTTGGCTGGATTGTCAACAACTGTAAGGTATGAAAGTATATCATCATCCTTCGACAAGTATATCTGTGTTGATTCTACCTTTAAGGAGTTTATTGAACAGTATAAAGTTTTCTCTATAGACAGTTTTGACATGGAAGCCAAAGCTGACtttgaaacaaaacaaaagcaacCTGCATTAAGGTCTTTATCACCTTTTGAGAAGCAGCTATCTACAATTTATACAGATGCCATATTTAGAAAATTTCAGTTGGAAATATTGGGAATGATGTCTTGCCATCTCCAGAAGGAAACAGAGAAAAGGGCAAATGGAACATTTCTTGTTGATGATTTTGAGGAGCAGAAGAAATTTATTGTTTCTTGGAAGGAAGCAGATTTGTATGTCAGTTGTTCATGttgtttgtttcaatacaaAGGTTTTCTATGTAGACATGCAATACTTGTCCTTCAAAAGTCTGGCATAACCAACATTCCATcccattatattttaaaacgaTGGATGAAAGATGCAAAGGCCAATCAATTTGTTGGTGATGTTATTACCAGGACTGCTCATCGAGTTCAACGTTTTAATGACCTTTGTAGGCAGGCCATTATATTAAGTGAAATTGGATCTTTATCTGAAGATACTTACCGTGTTGCATCCCAGGCCTTGGAAGAAATCTATAAACACTGTGTGAATGCAAACAATTTTGCTAGAAGCACTTTAGAGTCCAACAAGTTGGTTCTTAATGGTTTTGATgttgaagagaaaaatgatggtTGCCACAGGGCAAAGCCTACTAAGAAAAGGAAGTCATTTAATAAAAGG GAATGCTCTGATCCAGAAAGAATCAATATCAAGATGCTGGACGATTTCCAAAAGAGG GAACAGAGAAATACAAGAGCACACAACTTTGATAACTGTTACATTTCTCAGCAGGACATTCAAACTGTG GACTTGGATTCTAGAGCTTCGACTCTTGATGTCTATTATGGGGCTCAACGGAATGTGCTTGGAGAT TCAACTGGCCATTCTTGGGCTGGTAGGGCGCATGTACTTTTTCCTAGGCTCTTTTTTCCGAGATCTTTATGGATCTCATTTTGTTTCAATATTCAGGGGCAATTGCATTCCATGCCAAGCCGTGGTTCACATTATGAAATGCAGCACAGCATGCAAAGACCG CTTCAAGGACTGCTCACTTTCAGAACGCCAACAGCTATG GAACAACCTATTAGGGACTCGCAGTTCCATGGCATTACATCAAAGCAACTAGATGTTGATAAATCACTTTCCTCTTAG
- the LOC114414408 gene encoding protein FAR1-RELATED SEQUENCE 2 isoform X4: protein MEIDLELPICEHEMLKSGSSGNDVTDTACDIYLEEQSINPSSMTEHSKKVLSENAFCCQDQVDLNSNQVDAIDKFPFKEPQNGLEFESKEAAYSFYREYARSVGFGITIKASRCSKKSGKFIDIKIACSRFGSKRESGTVVNPRPCKKTGCKAGIHIKKKQDGNWIIYNFVKEHNHGICPDDFFRGSKQTSIVASQKKGMQLALEEGDVQSMIEYFVSMQCKNPNFFYAIDLDQNRHLRTVFWVDSKGRLDYQNFHDIVLIDTFYLRNKYKIPFVPFVGVNHHFQYILLGCALVGEETVSAFIWLMRAWLKAMSNLPPKVIITDQEQFLKEAVMEVFPDKRHCFCLSHILCKITKNLDYIIDQNNNFMGKFDKCIHHSCSDEQFEKRWWKLINRFELKNDEWVQSLYEDRKKWVPTFMQDISLAGLSTTVRYESISSSFDKYICVDSTFKEFIEQYKVFSIDSFDMEAKADFETKQKQPALRSLSPFEKQLSTIYTDAIFRKFQLEILGMMSCHLQKETEKRANGTFLVDDFEEQKKFIVSWKEADLYVSCSCCLFQYKGFLCRHAILVLQKSGITNIPSHYILKRWMKDAKANQFVGDVITRTAHRVQRFNDLCRQAIILSEIGSLSEDTYRVASQALEEIYKHCVNANNFARSTLESNKLVLNGFDVEEKNDGCHRAKPTKKRKSFNKRECSDPERINIKMLDDFQKREQRNTRAHNFDNCYISQQDIQTVDLDSRASTLDVYYGAQRNVLGDSQLNSVSVMRDCYYGSQLAILGLGQLHSMPSRGSHYEMQHSMQRPLQGLLTFRTPTAMEQPIRDSQFHGITSKQLDVDKSLSS, encoded by the exons ATGGAAATTGATCTGGAGCTACCTATATGTGAGCATGAGATGCTTAAGAGTGGATCTAGTGGAAATGATGTTACAGATACAGCATGTGATATATACCTTGAGGAGCAAAGCATCAATCCTTCGTCAATGACTGAACACTCTAAGAAAGTTTTAAGTGAAAATGCTTTCTGTTGCCAGGATCAGGTAGATTTGAATTCCAATCAAGTGGATGCTATTGATAAATTTCCCTTTAAAGAACCACAGAATGGATTGGAATTTGAATCAAAGGAGGCTGCCTATTCGTTCTACAGAGAATATGCTCGTTCAGTGGGATTTGGCATCACAATAAAAGCCAGCCGATGCTCAAAAAAGTCtggtaaatttattgatattaaaATTGCTTGTTCCAGATTTGGAAGTAAGCGTGAGTCTGGTACAGTGGTTAATCCACGACCATGTAAAAAGACAGGCTGTAAGGCTGGTATCCATATTAAGAAGAAGCAAGATGGTAACTGGATCATATACAATTTTGTAAAAGAGCACAATCATGGGATCTGTCCTGATGATTTTTTCAGGGGTAGCAAACAAACAAGTATTGTAGCTTCTCAGAAGAAGGGTATGCAATTGGCTCTAGAGGAGGGAGATGTGCAGTCAATGATTGAATACTTTGTCTCTATGCAGTGTAAAAATCCCAACTTTTTCTATGCAATAGACTTGGATCAGAATAGACACTTGAGAACTGTATTTTGGGTTGACTCAAAAGGAAGACTTGATTATCAAAACTTCCATGATATTGTGTTGATTGACACTTTTTACCTgagaaacaaatataaaattcctTTTGTTCCTTTTGTCGGAGTCAACCATCACTTCCAGTACATTTTACTTGGATGTGCACTGGTTGGGGAGGAGACTGTTTCAGCTTTTATATGGTTAATGCGAGCATGGCTTAAAGCAATGAGTAACCTACCTCCCAAGGTTATTATTACAGACCAAGAGCAATTCTTGAAAGAAGCTGTTATGGAAGTGTTTCCAGATAAGCGTCATTGTTTCTGTCTATCACATATTTTATGTAAAATCACCAAGAACTTGGATTATATCAtagatcaaaataataattttatgggAAAATTTGacaaatgcattcatcattccTGTTCAGATGAGCAGTTTGAAAAGAGATGGTGGAAATTGATTAATAGATTTGAACTAAAGAATGATGAATGGGTTCAGTCATTGTATGAAGATCGTAAAAAGTGGGTGCCTACATTTATGCAGGACATTTCTTTGGCTGGATTGTCAACAACTGTAAGGTATGAAAGTATATCATCATCCTTCGACAAGTATATCTGTGTTGATTCTACCTTTAAGGAGTTTATTGAACAGTATAAAGTTTTCTCTATAGACAGTTTTGACATGGAAGCCAAAGCTGACtttgaaacaaaacaaaagcaacCTGCATTAAGGTCTTTATCACCTTTTGAGAAGCAGCTATCTACAATTTATACAGATGCCATATTTAGAAAATTTCAGTTGGAAATATTGGGAATGATGTCTTGCCATCTCCAGAAGGAAACAGAGAAAAGGGCAAATGGAACATTTCTTGTTGATGATTTTGAGGAGCAGAAGAAATTTATTGTTTCTTGGAAGGAAGCAGATTTGTATGTCAGTTGTTCATGttgtttgtttcaatacaaAGGTTTTCTATGTAGACATGCAATACTTGTCCTTCAAAAGTCTGGCATAACCAACATTCCATcccattatattttaaaacgaTGGATGAAAGATGCAAAGGCCAATCAATTTGTTGGTGATGTTATTACCAGGACTGCTCATCGAGTTCAACGTTTTAATGACCTTTGTAGGCAGGCCATTATATTAAGTGAAATTGGATCTTTATCTGAAGATACTTACCGTGTTGCATCCCAGGCCTTGGAAGAAATCTATAAACACTGTGTGAATGCAAACAATTTTGCTAGAAGCACTTTAGAGTCCAACAAGTTGGTTCTTAATGGTTTTGATgttgaagagaaaaatgatggtTGCCACAGGGCAAAGCCTACTAAGAAAAGGAAGTCATTTAATAAAAGG GAATGCTCTGATCCAGAAAGAATCAATATCAAGATGCTGGACGATTTCCAAAAGAGG GAACAGAGAAATACAAGAGCACACAACTTTGATAACTGTTACATTTCTCAGCAGGACATTCAAACTGTG GACTTGGATTCTAGAGCTTCGACTCTTGATGTCTATTATGGGGCTCAACGGAATGTGCTTGGAGAT TCGCAGCTGAACTCAGTTTCTGTCATGCGTGATTGCTATTATGGTAGTCAACTGGCCATTCTTGGGCTG GGGCAATTGCATTCCATGCCAAGCCGTGGTTCACATTATGAAATGCAGCACAGCATGCAAAGACCG CTTCAAGGACTGCTCACTTTCAGAACGCCAACAGCTATG GAACAACCTATTAGGGACTCGCAGTTCCATGGCATTACATCAAAGCAACTAGATGTTGATAAATCACTTTCCTCTTAG